One genomic region from Streptomyces sp. NBC_01304 encodes:
- a CDS encoding ABC transporter substrate-binding protein, which produces MSRTRIAVPFALLTAAALTLSACGSGEDATGAGGDAQPAAKTGKIPTQDVVSSVQKDPAAAKLLPAEVRERGTLALASSVGTPPTATYLPDGKTLAGQDIDFANAVAKVLGLKLEREVASFEAILPALGSGKYDLGTGNFGVTDERRKTIDFVTYINDGQGFATRKDSDLKKVTDLKQLCGLNVATGAGTTFEATLEENKHVCTDAGKDAYKVQTYAEQGALWISLQQGRSDVVMNTINGLRYAVDQQEGLKFLNEFKRLDVGFAFKKDTDLAPAFQAAVNRLKQDGTYDRILKKWGTSASAIEKSQISPPELK; this is translated from the coding sequence ATGTCCCGGACCCGTATCGCGGTCCCCTTCGCCCTGCTCACCGCCGCCGCGCTCACGCTCTCCGCCTGCGGCTCGGGCGAGGACGCGACGGGCGCCGGCGGAGATGCCCAACCGGCCGCCAAGACCGGCAAGATCCCCACCCAGGACGTGGTCTCCTCGGTGCAGAAGGACCCGGCCGCCGCGAAGCTGCTCCCCGCCGAGGTGCGCGAACGCGGCACCCTCGCCCTCGCCTCCAGCGTCGGCACCCCGCCGACTGCGACCTACCTGCCGGACGGCAAGACCCTCGCCGGCCAGGACATCGACTTCGCGAACGCCGTCGCCAAGGTGCTCGGCCTGAAGCTGGAGCGCGAGGTGGCGAGCTTCGAGGCGATCCTGCCGGCGCTCGGCAGCGGCAAGTACGACCTCGGCACCGGCAACTTCGGCGTGACGGACGAACGCCGCAAGACCATCGACTTCGTCACCTACATCAACGACGGCCAGGGCTTCGCCACCCGCAAGGACAGCGACCTCAAGAAGGTCACCGACCTGAAGCAGCTGTGCGGCCTCAACGTGGCCACCGGGGCGGGCACCACCTTCGAGGCGACCCTCGAGGAGAACAAGCACGTGTGCACCGACGCCGGGAAGGACGCGTACAAGGTGCAGACGTACGCCGAGCAGGGCGCGCTGTGGATCTCCCTCCAACAGGGCCGCAGCGATGTGGTGATGAACACCATCAACGGGCTGCGCTACGCCGTGGACCAGCAGGAGGGCCTGAAGTTCCTCAACGAGTTCAAGCGCCTCGACGTCGGCTTCGCCTTCAAGAAGGACACGGACCTGGCACCCGCCTTCCAGGCCGCGGTGAACCGGCTCAAGCAGGACGGCACGTACGACCGGATCCTGAAGAAGTGGGGCACCAGCGCCTCGGCGATCGAGAAGTCGCAGATCTCTCCGCCGGAGCTCAAGTGA
- a CDS encoding amino acid ABC transporter permease, whose product MSVQSDATPDLLLKPEPPAEPVKVQDAEPRVVPVRRTGQWAAAVAVLLLLAGALNSVVRNDAFQWDVVGDYFTTAAVLRGLGLTLWLTVLVMVLGFALGTLLAVMRLSANPVLRGVSWGYVWFFRSTPILVQLLFWFNIGALYPQILGVRTVNLLGPISVAVIGLTLHEAAYAAEVVRGGILSVDRGQVEAAQSLGLGRWRRLRRIVLPQAMKSIVPPAGNMLIGTLKGTSIVSIIAVQDLLYSVQLVYHRTYQVIPLLLVATLWYAVVTSVLSVGQHYVERYYARGSGRA is encoded by the coding sequence ATGTCTGTGCAATCAGACGCCACGCCCGATCTCCTGCTGAAACCCGAGCCTCCCGCCGAGCCCGTCAAGGTCCAAGACGCCGAACCCCGCGTCGTCCCGGTGCGGCGAACCGGCCAGTGGGCGGCGGCCGTTGCCGTCCTGCTGCTGCTCGCGGGCGCGCTCAACTCCGTGGTCCGCAACGACGCGTTCCAATGGGACGTCGTCGGCGACTACTTCACCACCGCGGCCGTCCTGCGCGGCCTCGGCCTCACGCTCTGGCTGACCGTGCTCGTCATGGTGCTCGGCTTCGCGCTCGGCACCCTGCTCGCCGTCATGCGGCTCTCCGCCAACCCCGTGCTGCGCGGCGTCAGTTGGGGGTACGTCTGGTTCTTCCGGTCGACGCCGATCCTGGTGCAGCTGCTGTTCTGGTTCAACATCGGCGCGCTCTACCCGCAGATCCTCGGCGTCAGGACGGTGAATCTGCTCGGCCCGATCTCCGTCGCCGTCATCGGGCTCACGCTGCACGAGGCCGCGTACGCCGCCGAAGTGGTGCGCGGCGGAATCCTCTCCGTCGACCGGGGCCAGGTCGAGGCCGCCCAGTCGCTCGGCCTCGGGCGGTGGCGCCGGCTGCGCCGGATCGTGCTGCCGCAGGCCATGAAGTCCATCGTGCCGCCCGCCGGGAACATGCTGATCGGCACGCTCAAGGGCACCTCGATCGTGTCCATCATCGCCGTGCAGGACCTGCTCTACTCGGTGCAGCTCGTCTATCACCGCACCTACCAGGTCATCCCGCTGCTCCTGGTCGCCACCCTCTGGTACGCCGTGGTGACTTCCGTGCTCAGCGTGGGCCAGCACTATGTGGAGCGGTACTACGCGCGCGGTTCGGGGCGGGCGTGA